In Hamadaea flava, a genomic segment contains:
- the rplL gene encoding 50S ribosomal protein L7/L12 codes for MAKLSTEELLDAFKEMTLIELSEFVKQFESTFEVTAAAPVAVAGVAAAGGGAEAPAVEEQDEFDVVLENDGGKKIQVIKVVRELTGLGLKEAKDLVEAAPKAILEKVNKETADKAKGKLEAEGAGVTLK; via the coding sequence ATGGCGAAGCTGAGCACCGAGGAGCTCCTTGACGCGTTCAAGGAGATGACCCTGATCGAGCTCTCCGAGTTCGTGAAGCAGTTCGAGAGCACCTTCGAGGTCACCGCCGCCGCGCCGGTCGCCGTCGCGGGCGTTGCCGCCGCCGGTGGCGGCGCGGAGGCTCCGGCCGTCGAGGAGCAGGACGAGTTCGACGTCGTCCTGGAGAACGACGGTGGCAAGAAGATCCAGGTCATCAAGGTCGTGCGTGAGCTGACCGGCCTGGGTCTGAAGGAGGCCAAGGACCTCGTCGAGGCCGCCCCCAAGGCGATCCTCGAGAAGGTCAACAAGGAGACCGCCGACAAGGCCAAGGGCAAGCTCGAGGCTGAGGGCGCGGGCGTCACGCTCAAGTGA
- a CDS encoding mannosyltransferase family protein, with product MTSNVLTAPATRRAPARQTLRRYLPALVAWGVGALIFLITTAYHYRVLGTEPRPAKLIFEDWLIWDSGHYLDIAERGYDTFERHAFFPAYPLLLHASDYLPGGQRVAGPIVTMLVALAALILIQRLAEHEFDGPVARRTVFYVVAFPTAFFLYAPYNEGLFIVFAVGALYAARRGNWWIAGLLGGLAGTVRLFGLLLLLPLAYEYLRVHRRPRWSALALLLVPAGLLAYSWYCWTTTGDALAFAHAQDHWHRAYQWPGVPQWHALRLIGEQPLLSARSLLYAQQLALFGLGLITLVLALVGPFRFRADQRYLIMYAAALFLPLLITEVGPDDPLGSLPRFLLEIVPIFFVLGRIGARELLDRTLLLTLMSLNVINILTFLRRDTFVS from the coding sequence ATGACTTCGAACGTGCTGACCGCGCCCGCGACACGCCGGGCGCCCGCCCGCCAGACTCTCCGGCGTTACCTTCCGGCCCTGGTCGCGTGGGGTGTCGGGGCCCTGATCTTCCTCATCACGACGGCGTACCACTATCGCGTGCTGGGCACCGAGCCGCGTCCGGCCAAGCTGATCTTCGAGGACTGGCTCATCTGGGACTCAGGCCACTATCTCGACATCGCCGAACGTGGATACGACACCTTCGAACGGCACGCCTTCTTTCCCGCGTACCCACTGCTCCTGCACGCCAGCGACTATCTGCCCGGCGGGCAACGGGTGGCCGGCCCGATCGTCACGATGCTCGTCGCACTCGCGGCGCTGATCCTGATCCAGCGGCTCGCCGAGCATGAGTTCGACGGCCCGGTCGCGCGGCGTACGGTCTTCTATGTCGTGGCGTTCCCGACCGCGTTCTTCCTCTATGCCCCGTACAACGAAGGCTTGTTCATCGTCTTCGCGGTCGGCGCGCTCTATGCGGCGCGACGGGGGAACTGGTGGATCGCGGGACTCCTGGGCGGTCTCGCCGGCACTGTCCGGCTCTTCGGACTGCTTCTCCTGCTGCCCTTGGCGTACGAATATCTGCGGGTGCATCGCCGCCCCCGGTGGTCTGCGCTCGCGCTTCTCCTGGTCCCGGCCGGGCTTTTGGCGTACTCGTGGTATTGCTGGACGACCACCGGCGATGCCCTGGCCTTCGCGCATGCCCAGGACCACTGGCATCGGGCTTATCAATGGCCCGGCGTGCCGCAGTGGCACGCGTTGCGGCTGATCGGCGAGCAGCCGCTGCTCAGCGCACGGAGCCTGCTCTACGCGCAGCAGCTCGCGCTGTTCGGGCTCGGGCTGATCACCCTCGTGCTCGCGCTGGTGGGGCCGTTCCGGTTCCGCGCTGATCAGCGCTATCTCATCATGTACGCCGCGGCGCTGTTCCTGCCGCTGTTGATCACCGAGGTGGGGCCCGACGACCCGCTGGGTTCCCTCCCCCGGTTCCTTTTGGAGATCGTCCCGATCTTCTTCGTGCTCGGCCGGATCGGGGCGAGAGAGCTGCTGGACCGGACGCTCCTGCTGACCCTGATGTCGCTGAACGTGATCAACATCCTCACGTTCCTGCGTCGCGACACCTTCGTCTCCTGA
- the rpoB gene encoding DNA-directed RNA polymerase subunit beta produces MATSRPAKTSRTSSAFAPRRISFGRITEHLEVPNLLAIQTESFDWLVGNEAWQTRSAADQHARSGLAEILEEISPIEDFSGTMSLSFSNPRFEEVKASIEECKEKDLTYCAPLFVTAEFTNNTTGEIKSQTVFMGDFPMMTPKGTFIINGTERIVVSQLVRSPGVYFTKEPDKTSDRDLTSVKVIPSRGAWLEFDIDKRDTVGVRIDRKRRQAVTVLLKAIGWSADQIRERFGWSELLMTTLEKDHIASQDEALLDIYRKLRPGEPPTRENAQTLLDNLFFNPKRYDVAKVGRYKFNKKLEVDVPITTGVLTEEDIVSTVEYLARLHVGEEGYEADDIDHFGNRRLRTVGELIQNQVRVGLSRMERVVRERMTTQDVEAITPQTLINIRPVVAAIKEFFGTSQLSQFMDQTNPLAGLTHRRRLSALGPGGLSRERAGFEVRDVHPSHYGRMCPIETPEGPNIGLIGALSTFARVNPFGFIETPYRKVVEGRVSDQIDYLTADEEDRHVIAQANEPLMADGHFVGDRVLVRRKGGEVDFVAPTQVDYMDVSPRQMVSVATAMIPFLEHDDANRALMGANMQRQAVPLVKAESPLVGTGMEYRAAVDAGDVVVAEVGGVVEDLCADYVTVHQDDGHRRTYLLHKFRRSNSGSCVNQKPVVFEGDRVEAGQVIADGPCTDEGEMALGRNLLVAFMPWEGHNYEDAIILSQRLVQEDVLTSIHIEEHEVDARDTKLGPEEITRDIPNVSEEMLADLDERGIIRIGAEVVPGDILVGKVTPKGETELTPEERLLRAIFGEKAREVRDTSLKVPHGETGTVIGVRTFSREDGDELPPGVNELVRVYVAQKRKIQDGDKLAGRHGNKGVISKILPVEDMPFLEDGTPVDIVLNPLGVPSRMNIGQVLETHLGWVAKTGWKIEGEDADWKKALRSIDAHESVPDTNVATPVFDGAKEEEITGLLASTLPNRDGKQLVGASGKAQLFDGRSGEPLPDPIAVGYIYILKLNHLVDDKIHARSTGPYSMITQQPLGGKAQFGGQRFGEMECWAMQAYGAAYALQELLTIKSDDVLGRVKVYEAIVKGENIPEPGIPESFKVLLKELQSLCLNVEVLSSDGVALEMRETDDEVFRAAEELGIDLSRRPNEGVISVDEV; encoded by the coding sequence TTGGCAACTTCCCGCCCTGCGAAGACCAGTCGTACGTCGAGCGCTTTCGCTCCCCGCCGGATCTCCTTCGGCAGGATCACCGAACATCTAGAGGTCCCCAACCTTCTCGCCATCCAGACCGAGTCCTTCGACTGGCTGGTCGGCAACGAGGCTTGGCAGACCCGCTCGGCAGCTGATCAGCACGCCCGCTCGGGCCTCGCAGAAATCCTCGAAGAGATCAGTCCCATCGAGGACTTCTCCGGCACCATGTCGCTTTCCTTCTCCAACCCGCGCTTCGAAGAGGTCAAGGCCTCGATCGAGGAATGCAAGGAGAAGGACCTCACCTACTGCGCGCCGCTCTTCGTTACCGCAGAGTTCACCAACAACACCACCGGCGAGATCAAGAGCCAGACGGTGTTCATGGGTGACTTCCCGATGATGACGCCCAAGGGCACTTTCATCATCAACGGCACGGAGCGGATCGTCGTCTCCCAGCTTGTCCGTTCTCCGGGTGTCTACTTCACCAAGGAGCCGGACAAGACCTCCGACCGTGACCTGACGAGTGTCAAGGTCATCCCGAGCCGGGGCGCCTGGCTCGAATTCGACATCGACAAGCGCGACACCGTCGGCGTGCGGATCGACCGCAAGCGCCGGCAGGCCGTCACCGTCCTGCTGAAGGCGATCGGCTGGTCCGCGGACCAGATCCGGGAGCGCTTCGGCTGGTCTGAGCTGCTCATGACCACGCTGGAGAAGGACCACATCGCCAGCCAGGACGAGGCGCTGCTCGACATCTACCGCAAGCTGCGTCCGGGCGAGCCGCCGACGCGGGAGAACGCGCAGACCCTTCTCGACAACCTCTTCTTCAACCCGAAGCGGTACGACGTCGCGAAGGTCGGTCGCTACAAGTTCAACAAGAAGCTCGAGGTCGACGTCCCGATCACCACGGGCGTCCTGACCGAAGAGGACATCGTCTCGACCGTCGAGTACCTCGCGCGCCTGCACGTGGGCGAAGAGGGCTACGAGGCCGACGACATCGACCACTTCGGCAACCGGCGGCTGCGTACCGTGGGCGAACTCATCCAGAACCAGGTCCGTGTCGGCCTGTCCCGGATGGAGCGCGTCGTCCGCGAGCGTATGACGACCCAGGACGTCGAGGCGATCACGCCGCAGACCCTGATCAACATCCGCCCCGTGGTGGCCGCGATCAAGGAGTTCTTCGGCACGTCGCAGCTCTCCCAGTTCATGGACCAGACCAACCCGCTCGCGGGTCTGACCCACCGGCGCCGGCTGTCGGCGCTCGGCCCGGGTGGTCTGTCCCGGGAGCGCGCCGGCTTCGAGGTTCGTGACGTCCACCCGTCGCACTACGGCCGCATGTGCCCGATCGAGACGCCGGAAGGCCCGAACATCGGCCTCATCGGCGCGCTGTCCACCTTCGCCCGGGTCAACCCGTTCGGCTTCATCGAGACGCCGTACCGGAAGGTCGTCGAGGGTCGTGTGAGCGACCAGATCGACTACCTGACCGCGGACGAAGAGGACCGGCACGTCATCGCGCAGGCCAACGAGCCGCTGATGGCCGACGGTCACTTCGTCGGCGACCGGGTGCTCGTCCGCCGGAAGGGCGGCGAGGTCGACTTCGTCGCGCCGACGCAGGTCGACTACATGGACGTCTCGCCGCGCCAGATGGTGTCGGTCGCGACCGCCATGATCCCGTTCCTCGAGCACGACGACGCCAACCGGGCCCTGATGGGCGCGAACATGCAGCGTCAGGCCGTGCCGCTGGTCAAGGCGGAGTCTCCGCTGGTCGGCACCGGCATGGAGTACCGGGCCGCGGTCGACGCCGGCGACGTGGTCGTGGCCGAGGTCGGCGGTGTGGTCGAGGACCTCTGCGCCGACTACGTGACGGTTCACCAGGACGACGGTCACCGCCGCACGTACCTGCTGCACAAGTTCCGCCGCTCCAACTCGGGCTCCTGCGTCAACCAGAAGCCCGTCGTCTTCGAGGGCGACCGCGTCGAGGCCGGCCAGGTCATCGCCGACGGTCCCTGCACCGACGAGGGCGAGATGGCGCTCGGACGCAACCTGCTGGTCGCGTTCATGCCGTGGGAGGGCCACAACTACGAGGACGCGATCATCCTGTCGCAGCGCCTCGTGCAGGAGGACGTGCTCACCTCGATCCACATCGAGGAGCACGAGGTCGACGCCCGGGACACCAAGCTCGGCCCGGAGGAGATCACCCGCGACATCCCGAACGTCAGCGAGGAGATGCTCGCGGACCTCGACGAGCGCGGCATCATCCGGATCGGCGCCGAGGTCGTCCCCGGCGACATCCTGGTCGGCAAGGTGACGCCCAAGGGCGAGACCGAGCTGACCCCGGAGGAGCGGCTGCTCCGCGCGATCTTCGGCGAGAAGGCGCGTGAGGTCCGGGACACCTCGCTGAAGGTTCCGCACGGCGAGACCGGCACGGTCATCGGCGTACGCACCTTCTCCCGTGAGGACGGCGACGAGCTGCCTCCGGGTGTGAACGAGCTGGTCCGGGTCTACGTGGCCCAGAAGCGGAAGATCCAGGACGGTGACAAGCTCGCGGGCCGCCACGGCAACAAGGGCGTCATCTCCAAGATCCTTCCGGTCGAGGACATGCCGTTCCTCGAGGACGGCACGCCGGTCGACATCGTGCTCAACCCGCTGGGTGTCCCCTCGCGAATGAACATCGGGCAGGTCCTGGAGACCCACCTCGGGTGGGTGGCCAAGACCGGCTGGAAGATCGAGGGCGAGGACGCGGACTGGAAGAAGGCTCTCCGGTCGATCGACGCTCACGAGTCGGTGCCCGACACGAACGTCGCCACGCCGGTCTTCGACGGCGCCAAGGAGGAGGAGATCACCGGTCTGCTCGCCTCGACGCTGCCGAACCGTGACGGCAAGCAGCTCGTGGGGGCGTCCGGCAAGGCCCAGCTGTTCGACGGCCGCAGCGGTGAGCCGCTGCCGGACCCGATCGCGGTGGGCTACATCTACATCCTGAAGCTGAACCACCTGGTCGACGACAAGATCCACGCTCGGTCGACCGGTCCGTACTCGATGATCACGCAGCAGCCGCTGGGTGGTAAGGCGCAGTTCGGTGGTCAGCGTTTCGGTGAGATGGAGTGCTGGGCGATGCAGGCCTACGGCGCGGCGTACGCGTTGCAGGAGCTGCTCACCATCAAGTCCGACGACGTCCTCGGCCGGGTGAAGGTCTACGAGGCGATCGTCAAGGGCGAGAACA